The Urbifossiella limnaea nucleotide sequence GGACGGGCCGGTCCTTGCTCACGTCCGGGCCGACTCGCTCCATGTACGCTTCGAGCTCGTCCTCGGTGTAGACGATCTTCATGTCGCGGCCGCCGAGCACGAAGCTCGGGCGGACGAGGACCGGGAAGCCGATCTTCCGCGCCGCGAACACCGCCGCCGGGGCGTCCACGGCGGTGCTGTTGGCCGGCTGCCTTAGGCCGATTTCGTCCACGAGCACGGCGAAGCGCTTGCGGTTCTCGGCAACGTCGATCGAGTCCACACTGGTGCCGATGATGGGCACGCCCGCGGCCTCGAGCGGCTTGGCGAGGTTTAGTGGCGTCTGCCCGCCGAACTGCACGATGACGCCCTCGGGCTTCATGCGGTCGTGGATGTTCAGCACGTCCTCGACCGTCAGCGGCTCGAAGAACAGGTGGTCGGACGTGTCGTAGTCGGTGCTGACGGTTTCGGGGTTCGAGTTCACCATGATGACCTCGTACCCCGCGGCGCGCAGCGCGAACGCCGCCTGCACGCAGCAGTAGTCGAACTCAATCCCCTGGCCGATTCGGTTCGGGCCGCCGCCGAGAATCATGATGCGAGACTTGCCGGTCGCCGGCCGGACCTCGTCCTCCACGGCCGTGCCGGCCGCGGTCCGCGTCGGCGTCTCGTAGGTCGAATAGTAGTACGGCGTGTACGCCTCGAACTCGGCGGCGCAGGTGTCCACGCTCTTGAAGACCGCCTCGACGCCGAACCCCTGGCGGACGCGGCGCACCTCCGACTCGGGGCAGTTCCACAGGTTCGCCAACTGCCGGTCCACGAAGCCGTGCTGCTTGGCCTTTAGCATCAACTCGGGCGTCACCGCGCTCAGCGACCCGAGCGCCGCCAACTCGTCTTCGACGGCGACCAGGTCCGCGATGCCGCGGAGGAACCACGGGTCGATCTTGGTGCGCTGGTGGAGGTCGTCGAGCGACATGCCGCCCTTGATCGCGTAGCGGATGTACCACAGCCGCTCGCTGTTCGGCCGGGCCAGCTTCTGGGCGATCTCGGCCGGCGTCGGCGGGTTGTCGGAGCCCCACCGGTCGCGGCGGTCGCACCCGAGCCCGAACCGACCAACCTCCAGGCCGCGAAGTGCCTTCTGCAACGACTCCTTGAACGTCCGGCCGATCGCCATCGTCTCGCCGACCGACTTCATCTGCGTCGTCAGCGTCGGGTCGGCCTCCGGGAACTTCTCGAACGCGAACCGCGGCACCTTCGTCACCACGTAGTCGATCGTCGGCTCGAAGCACGCCGGCGTCTCGCGGGTGATGTCGTTGCGGAGCTCGTCGAGGGTGTAGCCGACGGCCAACTTCGCGGCGATCTTGGCGATCGGGAAGCCGGTCGCTTTCGACGCCAGGGCGCTGGAGCGGCTGACGCGGGGGTTCATCTCGATCACGATCATGCGGCCGTCCGCCGGGTTGCACGCGAACTGGATGTTCGACCCGCCCGTCTCGACGCCGATCTCGCGGATGATGGCCTTCGCCTGGTCGCGCATCCGCTGGTATTCCTTGTCGCTCAGCGTCTGGATCGGGGCGACGGTGACGCTGTCGCCGGTGTGGACGCCCATCGGGTCGAGGTTCTCGATCGAGCAGATAATGACGACGTTGTCGGCCACGTCGCGCATCACCTCCAGCTCGAACTCCTTCCAGCCGATGACCGACTCCTCGATGAGCGTCTCGCCGACCGGGGAGAGCTGTAACCCCTTGGTGACGAGGTCAATGAACTCCTCGCGGTTGTAGGCGATGCCGCCGCCGCTGCCGCCCATGGTGAAGCTCGGCCGGAGCACGCACGGCAGGCCGATACTCTCGACGATGTCGAGCGCTTGCGACAGCGACCGGGCGACGCCGCTCCGCGGCACGTCCACCCCGATCTTGAGCATGGCGTCCTTGAACTTCTGGCGGTCCTCGGCCTTGTCGATCACGTCGGCGCGGGCGCCGATCATCTCGACGCCGTACTTCGCCAGTACGCCGTGTTTGACGAGGTCCATCGCGGTGTTCAGTGCCGTCTGCCCGCCGAGGGTCGGCAGGAGGGCGTCGGGCTTCTCCTTGGCGATGATCTTCTCGACGACCTGCCAGGTGATCGGCTCGATGTACGTCCGGTCGGCGGTCTCGGGGTCGGTCATGATCGTCGCCGGGTTGGAGTTCACCAGGACGATCTCGTACCCCTCCTCGCGCAGCGCCTTACAGGCCTGGGTGCCGGAGTAGTCGAACTCGCAGGCCTGTCCGATGACGATGGGGCCGGAGCCGATGAGGAGGATCTTCTTGATGTCGGTGCGTTTCGGCATGGAATCCAAGGTGGCGGTCGGGGGCGTGGTCGGCGCAAACTCCGATCAGCTTATGGACCCCCGGCGGGGAGTCTACCGAACCTGGGCGCCGACCCGCTTGACCCTCGCGGTGGTGCCCTCACAATCAGAGTGCCCACCCTTCCCGGAGGAACGCTCGTGATCCGATGTGCAACGCTCCTGACCGCCGCGGCGTACCTGTTCTTCGGCACCGCTACGCCGGCGCAGGACAAGGCCGACGCCGGCGTGAGCCTCAAGGGGAGCGTGGACGACCTGACGCTCCAGGACAAGGCGCCCAAGAGCGGGGTCGTGGTGAGCGCGGCCGGGTGGAAGACACTGCAGGAGGTGTGGGGGATCAAGGACGCGCCGAAGCTGGACTTCGGCAAGACGATCCTCGTCGTCGCCACTACCCGCGGCAGTCAGCTGAAGCTGACGCCGCGGGTCACGAACGGCGATCTCAAGGTACTCGCCATTTCCACGCGCGACCTGCGACCGGGCTTCCGCTACGCGATCGAGTCGGTGTCGCGGGACGGTGTGAAGTCGGTGAACG carries:
- the carB gene encoding carbamoyl-phosphate synthase large subunit codes for the protein MPKRTDIKKILLIGSGPIVIGQACEFDYSGTQACKALREEGYEIVLVNSNPATIMTDPETADRTYIEPITWQVVEKIIAKEKPDALLPTLGGQTALNTAMDLVKHGVLAKYGVEMIGARADVIDKAEDRQKFKDAMLKIGVDVPRSGVARSLSQALDIVESIGLPCVLRPSFTMGGSGGGIAYNREEFIDLVTKGLQLSPVGETLIEESVIGWKEFELEVMRDVADNVVIICSIENLDPMGVHTGDSVTVAPIQTLSDKEYQRMRDQAKAIIREIGVETGGSNIQFACNPADGRMIVIEMNPRVSRSSALASKATGFPIAKIAAKLAVGYTLDELRNDITRETPACFEPTIDYVVTKVPRFAFEKFPEADPTLTTQMKSVGETMAIGRTFKESLQKALRGLEVGRFGLGCDRRDRWGSDNPPTPAEIAQKLARPNSERLWYIRYAIKGGMSLDDLHQRTKIDPWFLRGIADLVAVEDELAALGSLSAVTPELMLKAKQHGFVDRQLANLWNCPESEVRRVRQGFGVEAVFKSVDTCAAEFEAYTPYYYSTYETPTRTAAGTAVEDEVRPATGKSRIMILGGGPNRIGQGIEFDYCCVQAAFALRAAGYEVIMVNSNPETVSTDYDTSDHLFFEPLTVEDVLNIHDRMKPEGVIVQFGGQTPLNLAKPLEAAGVPIIGTSVDSIDVAENRKRFAVLVDEIGLRQPANSTAVDAPAAVFAARKIGFPVLVRPSFVLGGRDMKIVYTEDELEAYMERVGPDVSKDRPVLIDQFLENATEVDVDCLSDGTRTVIGGVMQHIEEAGIHSGDSACVIPPYSLPAAVIEEIKSQARKLAAALNVKGLMNIQFAVAGMRGAAPVVYILEANPRASRTVPFVSKATGVPLARLAALVMAGKTLDELGVKDEVVPTHYSVKESVFPFNKFPGVDIILGPEMKSTGEVMGIDDQLPMAFAKSQMAASAPLPLSGTVFVSVADRDKEGVAPVVKAFADMGYKLIATRGTGKFLAERGIPVEVVPKIAEGRPNLLDKMKNGEVALVINTPSGRGSSSDERKIRAGAVSNRVTCITTLSAAEAAADACRALREQELTVVPLQDRFPVRGERPS